In a single window of the Spodoptera frugiperda isolate SF20-4 chromosome 19, AGI-APGP_CSIRO_Sfru_2.0, whole genome shotgun sequence genome:
- the LOC118280934 gene encoding uncharacterized protein LOC118280934: MSSKLTSDDRKMAKGTVIWLSVLFLGTVLGQPCPQPEPQFPCPCPAPEPAPCSPCDGAAQQIGPCNPCEPPVNYVYGQAPCGSILIRPGQIRFPTPPPIIVRPGEIRLPTPPAIWVKPAPVQPPAPQPITVRPPPVQPPTPAPFYVRVPAVNPPQPPPLIVRPPPVAVPRPPPMRVQPPSVQPPVPDALVVRPPKIVVPAPPTICFKPNPPQNFRTLGSATVCRLSNQNDGGSPCSCCPPPCPPCPPPCPCPCPPPCPPPCVPPCPCPCPCPCPCPCPCPPPCPPPCPCPCPPPPCIC, encoded by the exons ATGTCTTCCAAACTAACATCAGACGATCGAAAAATGGCAAAGGGCACAGTCATATGGTTATcgg TTCTATTCCTGGGCACAGTACTGGGACAGCCGTGCCCGCAGCCGGAGCCGCAGTTCCCCTGCCCCTGCCCAGCCCCGGAGCCTGCCCCCTGCAGCCCCTGCGATGGAGCAGCCCAACAGATTGGCCCCTGCAACCCGTGTGAGCCACCGGTCAATTATGTCTACGGTCAGGCACCTTGTG GTTCAATCCTAATCAGGCCAGGACAGATCCGGTTCCCAACGCCACCCCCGATCATAGTCCGCCCCGGAGAGATCAGGCTGCCCACTCCCCCCGCGATCTGGGTCAAACCTGCCCCCGTGCAGCCACCAGCGCCGCAGCCCATTACTGTCCGCCCACCACCCGTGCAGCCGCCAACTCCTGCCCCCTTCTACGTGAGGGTGCCGGCTGTGAACCCCCCACAACCACCCCCATTGATCGTCCGACCTCCACCAGTGGCTGTGCCAAGACCACCACCGATGAGG GTACAACCACCATCAGTCCAGCCGCCAGTACCAGACGCACTAGTCGTGCGACCGCCGAAGATCGTCGTCCCCGCACCCCCTACCATCTGCTTCAAGCCAAACCCCCCACAGAACTTCAGGACCTTGGGATCAGCCACCGTTTGCCGTCTATCCAACCAGAATGATGGGGGATCACCTTGTTCTTGCTGTCCCCCCCCGTGTCCCCCCTGTCCCCCTCCTTGCCCGTGCCCCTGTCCTCCCCCTTGTCCACCACCGTGCGTCCCCCCTTGTCCGTGTCCGTGTCCGTGTCCGTGTCCGTGTCCGTGTCCGTGTCCCCCACCGTGTCCCCCGCCGTGCCCGTGCCCATGCCCGCCACCCCCCTGCATATGCTAA
- the LOC126911826 gene encoding uncharacterized protein LOC126911826, translating into MGRITALGIIALVASAAAAPAPQYCPCLPPPLPCPCPPPCPPPVPPPCPCDPCAPPPSPCGDGPIKVLLQKNNVAERLTGAGFQAIPVPGGTFFISASPDVIIQPPPILVRPPQQAPITPPALSVQPPPVPPVTPPPICVRPPPLPPITPPPVLARPGPVPCVQPPPLVVRVPKPAPIQPAPISVTQPRPAPINPPQICVRPHKPQNIQPPTICVSTCSLVQGQGGQGGLGALGGPCGSPCPCPCPCPCPCPCPCPCPCPCEPPPPPPCGCPCEPPPPCPCDPSPCPC; encoded by the exons ATGGGGCGAATTACGGCATTGGGTATAATAG CATTGGTAGCGTCAGCGGCGGCGGCCCCAGCGCCCCAGTACTGTCCGTGCCTCCCTCCCCCCCTGCCCTGTCCGTGTCCACCACCATGTCCCCCGCCCGTACCACCACCATGCCCATGCGACCCGTGCGCACCACCACCGT CACCATGCGGCGATGGTCCCATCAAGGTACTCCTGCAGAAGAACAACGTCGCTGAACGTCTGACGGGCGCAGGATTCCAAGCGATCCCTGTACCTGGAGGGACCTTCTTCATCAGTGCTTCCCCAGACGTGATCATCCAGCCTCCTCCGATCCTGGTGCGACCACCGCAACAGGCGCCGATCACACCACCTGCCCTATCAGTACAACCACCACCGGTACCACCAGTGACTCCCCCACCAATCTGCGTCAGACCTCCCCCACTACCACCAATCACGCCCCCACCTGTTCTCGCTCGTCCCGGACCTGTCCCATGCGTGCAACCTCCCCCCCTAGTGGTGAGAGTGCCCAAACCAGCTCCGATTCAACCAGCGCCGATCAGCGTCACCCAACCTCGTCCAGCACCGATCAACCCACCCCAGATCTGTGTAAGACCACATAAGCCACAGAATATTCAGCCTCCTACGATTTGTGTGTCGACCTGTTCACTGGTGCAAGGTCAAGGAGGTCAGGGAGGTTTGGGAGCTTTGGGAGGACCGTGCGGATCACCTTGCCCGTGTCCATGCCCGTGCCCGTGCCCGTGCCCGTGCCCGTGCCCGTGTCCGTGTCCATGCGAGCCTCCCCCACCTCCACCTTGCGGTTGCCCATGTGAACCACCACCGCCCTGCCCGTGTGACCCCTCCCCGTGCCCATGCTAA
- the LOC118280933 gene encoding spidroin-1-like: MSAKAIILAAFLCVARCNPLGLGGTTVCESSPNFLGGLGGLGGLGTTVCESGPIGLGGLGYLGGIGGLGGLGGLGLGGIGLGGLGSATVCESVPAFGWGGLGLGGLGLGGIGGVGLGGLGQTTVCESSPNLGLGLGGLGMGVGGLGSATVCESIPNYGLGGIGLGGLGGIGLGGLGLAGLGGIGLGGLGTTVCESVPNVGLGGLGYLGGIGGLGLGGLGSTTVCESSPNLGWGIGGLGLGGLGPIGALGGLGGFGLGGIGLGGLGSATVCETIPNLGWGGLGYGGLGGLGVPLGLGLGGIGGYGGLGLGLGGLGGIAGGTTVCESSPNLGLGLGLGYPGLGVGVLGRPFL; encoded by the exons ATGTCTGCCAAAGCAATTATATTAGCCG CATTCCTGTGCGTCGCTCGATGCAACCCGTTGGGTTTGGGCGGCACCACCGTCTGCGAGTCCAGCCCCAACTTCCTGGGCGGACTGGGCGGACTGGGCGGACTGGGCACGACAGTCTGTGAATCTGGACCCATCGGCCTGGGCGGCCTCGGCTATCTGGGCGGTATCGGTGGACTGGGCGGTTTAGGTGGCCTGGGGCTCGGAGGAATTGGGCTTGGCGGGCTAGGCTCGGCCACTGTTTGCGAATCCGTCCCAGCTTTTGGTTGGGGTGGACTTGGGTTGGGCGGTCTTGGCCTCGGTGGGATCGGAGGAGTCGGCTTAGGCGGGCTAGGACAAACCACTGTCTGTGAATCAAGCCCTAATTTAGGACTCGGTTTGGGAGGCCTTGGGATGGGCGTCGGTGGTCTAGGTAGCGCTACTGTGTGTGAATCCATACCTAACTACGGATTGGGCGGTATCGGTTTAGGAGGTTTGGGCGGTATCGGTTTGGGCGGTCTTGGCCTAGCTGGGTTGGGCGGTATTGGACTGGGCGGTCTCGGTACAACTGTCTGTGAATCCGTACCTAATGTTGGACTCGGAGGTTTAGGCTATTTGGGCGGTATCGGCGGCTTAGGTTTGGGCGGATTAGGATCAACAACCGTTTGCGAGTCCTCACCGAACCTAGGTTGGGGTATTGGCGGATTGGGGCTTGGCGGACTTGGCCCTATCGGCGCTTTGGGCGGTTTAGGCGGATTTGGGCTCGGAGGTATAGGCTTAGGAGGATTGGGTAGTGCTACCGTCTGTGAAACCATTCCTAACTTGGGCTGGGGAGGTTTAGGTTACGGCGGTTTGGGCGGCCTAGGCGTGCCCTTGGGACTTGGCCTCGGAGGTATAGGCGGTTACGGGGGCTTGGGCCTAGGTTTGGGCGGACTCGGCGGGATTGCGGGCGGAACCACAGTCTGTGAATCCAGCCCTAATTTAGGTCTTGGCTTAGGTTTGGGCTACCCTGGCCTGGGAGTGGGGGTACTTGGACGTCCTTTTTTATAG